Proteins encoded together in one Papio anubis isolate 15944 chromosome 3, Panubis1.0, whole genome shotgun sequence window:
- the RNF4 gene encoding E3 ubiquitin-protein ligase RNF4, whose protein sequence is MSTRKRRGGAINSRQTQKRTREATSTPEISLEAEPIELVETAGDEIVDLTCESLEPVVVDLTHNDSVVIVDERRRPRRNARRLPQDHADSCVVSSDDEELSRDRDVYVTTHTPRNTRDEGATGLRPSGTVSCPICMDGYSEIVQNGRLIVSTECGHVFCSQCLRDSLKNANTCPTCRKKINHKRYHPIYI, encoded by the exons AGAAAACGTCGTGGTGGAGCAATAAATTCTAGACAAACCCAGAAGCGAACTCGGGAAGCAACCTCCACCCCCGAGATTTCCTTGGAAGCAGAGCCCATAGAACTCGTGGAAACCG CTGGAGATGAAATTGTGGACCTCACCTGTGAATCTTTAGAGCCCGTGGTTGTTGACCTGACTCACAATGACTCTGTTGTG ATTGTTGATG AAAGAAGAAGACCAAGGAGGAATGCTAGGAGGCTGCCCCAGGACCATGCTGACAGCTGCGTGGTGAGCAGTGACGATGAGGAGTTGTCCAGGGACAGAGACGTGTATGTGACTACCCACACTCCCAGAAACACCAGGGATGAGGGCGCTACAGGCCTCAG GCCCTCGGGTACTGTCAGTTGTCCTATCTGCATGGATGGATACTCTGAG ATCGTGCAGAATGGACGTCTCATCGTTTCCACAGAGTGTGGCCATGTCTTCTGTAGCCAGTGCCTCCGCGATTCCCTGAAGAATGCTAATACTTGCCCAACTTGTAGGAAAAAGATCAACCACAAACGGTACCACCCCATTTATATATGA